A stretch of Treponema vincentii F0403 DNA encodes these proteins:
- the prcA gene encoding dentilisin complex subunit PrcA, with product MRKLHCYSLFKSAAALCCIGTLVCLFAACPNGQTRKNQATVIVNVLDSVGGVPITEPAALTVYKVDTERSLYSQVQVINGTAQLSLQKNERYDFSLGGTENGRAASAIENYWIRSADIQTVTMIQRMIQKGARPEAPSIQSVTLNGKSFEDGGVWAGAAGQTMKLQIVFKAPSRAIQARSTDTNFGCAIGVGTAPSFYNNIASASPDCERNADGSWKCTANFALQKISFPDEFNNFIITAYDVAGNRVERHINSIQFKERRPALKTIEGASIQEFRVEMRRYPHSLKIFNTQQQSELRPRSISPHNGESTSYEVLLWFQIKDLASQDLPIRGFDIYRRVQGQSAWTLVGRKQYAADYTGEQDSRYSTYMGFHNGYDTDPSLEEGVTYEYKVEPFTDGTHRLVSPTATARLLPASTIELINPADNGVVKKSELDKLSFSFRITNPAIWDNRLADSFMFGLLVTDKTSSENVIFAGKISVYLKRSAGRRLGLQYAVSGNPKEYSFAELQERGYIPADATEDDFISYSNGIVTIKPRYLTTAGFNHPLFRDAAFKTGYTYSWDILDWGKDAKEILDNEPAEFTAVWQSKDIEGHEIPYPTEPLSSSESFVSHLRYPGSLNGQCYFKVIDE from the coding sequence ATGAGAAAATTACACTGTTATTCTTTGTTTAAGAGCGCGGCAGCATTATGCTGTATCGGTACACTTGTCTGTCTGTTTGCGGCTTGCCCTAACGGACAAACACGCAAAAATCAAGCCACTGTTATCGTTAACGTACTGGATTCGGTAGGAGGGGTTCCCATTACGGAACCGGCCGCGCTTACCGTATATAAGGTCGATACGGAGCGTTCATTGTATAGCCAAGTGCAGGTTATCAATGGGACAGCCCAGCTCTCCCTTCAAAAAAATGAACGGTATGATTTCAGTTTGGGCGGAACGGAAAACGGGCGTGCAGCTTCCGCCATTGAAAACTATTGGATTAGAAGTGCGGATATACAAACCGTTACGATGATTCAGCGCATGATTCAAAAAGGCGCACGCCCCGAAGCACCGTCAATCCAATCCGTTACACTAAACGGCAAGTCGTTCGAGGACGGCGGCGTCTGGGCGGGGGCAGCCGGTCAAACAATGAAGCTGCAAATCGTATTCAAAGCACCTTCGCGGGCGATTCAAGCGAGGTCGACCGACACAAACTTCGGCTGTGCCATCGGAGTCGGAACGGCGCCTTCCTTCTACAACAACATTGCCTCCGCTTCACCGGACTGCGAGCGCAACGCGGACGGAAGCTGGAAATGCACTGCAAACTTTGCACTCCAAAAGATTTCTTTTCCCGATGAATTTAACAATTTTATTATTACCGCGTATGATGTTGCCGGTAACCGTGTAGAACGGCATATCAATTCAATTCAGTTTAAAGAACGCCGACCGGCTTTAAAAACAATAGAAGGGGCTTCGATTCAAGAGTTTAGAGTTGAAATGCGCCGCTACCCTCACTCGTTAAAGATTTTTAATACGCAACAGCAATCGGAACTGCGGCCGCGCAGTATTTCTCCCCACAACGGAGAAAGCACTTCATACGAAGTGCTGCTGTGGTTTCAAATTAAAGATCTCGCATCGCAGGATTTACCTATTAGAGGCTTTGATATATACCGGCGCGTACAGGGACAATCCGCATGGACGCTCGTAGGCCGCAAGCAATACGCAGCCGATTACACAGGCGAACAGGACTCCCGGTATTCCACATACATGGGATTTCACAACGGCTACGATACCGACCCGTCGCTTGAGGAAGGAGTAACCTACGAATATAAAGTAGAGCCTTTTACCGACGGAACTCATCGTCTCGTTTCTCCTACTGCAACTGCACGGCTGCTACCGGCCTCTACCATAGAGTTAATAAACCCTGCGGATAACGGCGTTGTAAAAAAGTCGGAACTGGATAAGCTCAGCTTTTCCTTTAGAATAACCAATCCTGCTATCTGGGATAACCGGTTGGCTGATTCATTTATGTTCGGATTACTTGTTACCGACAAAACTTCAAGCGAAAATGTAATATTTGCCGGAAAAATAAGCGTGTACCTGAAACGATCGGCCGGAAGGAGATTAGGACTGCAATATGCCGTATCGGGGAATCCGAAAGAATACTCCTTTGCAGAATTACAAGAACGAGGCTATATCCCGGCAGATGCTACAGAAGATGATTTTATTTCGTACAGCAACGGCATCGTAACGATTAAGCCCCGATACCTCACAACAGCCGGATTCAATCATCCGTTATTCAGAGATGCAGCGTTTAAAACAGGCTATACCTATAGCTGGGACATTCTCGATTGGGGGAAAGATGCAAAAGAGATTCTTGATAACGAACCGGCAGAATTTACAGCAGTGTGGCAGAGTAAAGATATAGAAGGCCATGAGATTCCCTATCCTACCGAACCGCTCAGTTCAAGCGAAAGCTTTGTAAGCCATCTTAGATATCCGGGCAGTTTAAACGGACAGTGTTATTTTAAAGTAATAGACGAATAA
- the prtP gene encoding dentilisin complex serine proteinase subunit PrtP, whose product MIKQKKFRFTLFFITSALAAVFAGCAMGFVNNSAKSDGTGSVHGTADSNTVFNSKWIISQQERHDKGTVVREGYSIVKTVDSFNPDSFTALNGSVAATQDLHDGYLYFLIKTESDAAQFRTAVRTLEGVLYAQPDYHYDAPAAMVDNTARPPVRNRGAAGKGTLGTADGNLDNDPKAALADWGLTATGALEAFKRYDAKYPVLAAIIDTGVNSLHEDFYDKNNKSIILYAKSSLHRGDVTQYTNPIPISLDENWDNHGHGTHCSGTIAAVGNNGIGICGVSHANTKLITYRGLDASGGDTYATYSCLGDLAEIITELRKEPGSRNSAVFAGLPPDVINYPQLRQKTVPVNLSLGGPAGHPYEVEMMNKALAAGVLPVIAMGNDGKTLAEYPAALQGILAVGATTMDDTRAAFSNGGTWMSVCAPGESIYSCGNGGQNWANSHSPDVKSSYRWMSGTSMATPFVTGVVTYLLSINPDLSPYQIKALLENTADKIDRGSPYGQYDSRGFSKWYGYGRVNVLKATEALVTGSNIPAEGSVYSEKAVMITLKKAGAAQKKTPVWLYEKATGICAAVGLTDETNGIVRFYGLRTGLEYEIGVNDAGTYKTYIITATNDSDIDYTFLL is encoded by the coding sequence ATGATCAAACAAAAAAAATTCCGTTTTACGCTATTTTTTATAACGTCAGCACTTGCCGCAGTGTTTGCAGGCTGTGCTATGGGCTTTGTCAATAACAGTGCAAAATCAGACGGAACAGGTAGTGTGCATGGCACAGCGGATTCCAACACAGTGTTCAATTCCAAATGGATTATCAGCCAACAGGAGCGGCACGATAAAGGTACTGTTGTTCGGGAAGGATACTCGATCGTCAAGACCGTGGACTCCTTTAATCCGGATAGTTTTACGGCCTTAAACGGCAGCGTTGCCGCAACCCAAGACTTACACGACGGATACCTGTACTTCTTAATAAAAACCGAATCCGACGCCGCACAGTTCCGTACGGCAGTGCGTACGCTTGAAGGAGTACTCTATGCACAGCCCGACTATCACTATGACGCGCCTGCGGCAATGGTTGATAACACTGCCCGCCCGCCGGTTAGGAACCGCGGAGCAGCCGGCAAAGGGACTTTGGGTACAGCTGACGGCAATCTTGATAACGACCCCAAAGCAGCCCTTGCCGATTGGGGTTTAACCGCAACCGGCGCCCTTGAAGCGTTTAAACGCTATGATGCGAAATATCCGGTACTTGCAGCCATTATCGACACCGGCGTAAACAGCTTGCACGAAGATTTTTATGATAAAAATAACAAATCCATTATTCTTTATGCGAAATCTTCGCTGCATAGAGGAGACGTTACACAATATACTAACCCCATACCCATATCGCTCGATGAAAACTGGGATAACCACGGCCACGGAACCCACTGTTCGGGAACCATCGCAGCCGTCGGAAATAACGGTATAGGAATTTGCGGCGTTTCCCACGCGAACACCAAACTTATCACATACCGCGGCTTGGATGCATCGGGAGGAGATACCTATGCAACCTATTCGTGCCTCGGAGACCTCGCCGAAATAATTACCGAGCTGCGTAAAGAGCCCGGCTCGCGCAATTCCGCAGTTTTTGCGGGGTTACCGCCGGATGTCATCAATTATCCTCAGCTGAGACAAAAAACGGTTCCCGTTAATTTATCGCTTGGAGGTCCTGCAGGACACCCATACGAGGTGGAGATGATGAATAAAGCATTGGCAGCGGGGGTATTACCGGTTATCGCCATGGGTAACGACGGAAAAACGCTTGCCGAATATCCGGCAGCACTGCAGGGAATTCTAGCCGTAGGAGCCACTACGATGGATGACACGCGCGCTGCATTCAGTAACGGCGGAACTTGGATGAGCGTGTGCGCCCCCGGAGAAAGCATTTACAGCTGCGGCAACGGCGGACAGAACTGGGCGAATTCTCATTCACCCGATGTAAAATCAAGCTACAGATGGATGAGCGGAACATCGATGGCAACCCCGTTTGTAACGGGCGTAGTTACCTATCTTTTATCGATTAATCCCGATCTCAGCCCATACCAGATTAAGGCACTTCTTGAAAATACCGCCGATAAGATAGATCGGGGCTCACCCTACGGACAATATGATTCGCGCGGTTTTTCAAAATGGTACGGCTATGGGCGGGTAAATGTACTAAAAGCGACGGAAGCATTAGTTACCGGAAGCAACATCCCTGCCGAAGGAAGCGTATACAGTGAAAAGGCGGTAATGATAACACTGAAGAAAGCAGGGGCTGCCCAAAAAAAGACTCCGGTATGGCTGTACGAAAAGGCAACGGGTATTTGTGCAGCGGTCGGCCTTACCGACGAAACTAACGGAATTGTCCGTTTTTACGGCTTGCGCACCGGTCTTGAGTATGAAATAGGCGTTAACGATGCCGGCACATACAAAACATACATCATTACCGCTACAAACGATTCCGATATCGACTATACATTTTTATTGTAA
- a CDS encoding type II toxin-antitoxin system HicA family toxin yields the protein MKGKDLLKLLLKDGWELISVKDSHHKITKGGKTEIIPVHTIRTSKKGFCLPYCAKN from the coding sequence ATGAAAGGCAAAGACCTTTTAAAATTATTATTAAAGGACGGTTGGGAATTAATATCGGTGAAAGACAGCCACCACAAAATTACAAAAGGCGGAAAAACTGAAATTATCCCAGTACACACGATAAGGACATCAAAAAAGGGCTTTTGTCTGCCATATTGTGCAAAAAATTAG
- a CDS encoding cadherin-like beta sandwich domain-containing protein, whose product MKSLQKYFCTIFLFLTIIIIAGCNPNVGTSGNGSATITAGFAVTDAEGNACSLTDDGTAHSATVKTDKATLTVTVRPFNAEVLIDGENTKQKELTFSTHGESKTVTVVISYNDAKQTHSLTLRYYKGALNKITVTDNNGNEARVSYSGNAGYVASVGTKKAKVQVETFDTADTVKIDGAETKTVDVDFGDKETEKTLTVQVIHNGVEEQEKITIHYLDPALTPKDPVLTGITVKNADDESQVFALSPRFQKYNSSYTIAVPATVNRIKVEASADTGINPTIVDGEIHALQEGNNVIKVTTVQADNSTNTYEYTLTVRKAPANASSDATLGSLTLESKFGGIPQTFIDAAAAFNPATDTYTCTMNAYCNEFYITATPGEANAAMTVSANGGASLLLESGKSTKFTPLKAGENTFVITVTAANALTTKTYTVKANRPAGSFVLATFSGTGLNDFYKEWLDEYKEKGKIGSKNFDATVSKDLPSTTITAAPEFPVTTKMKIKINQDAAKDFNGSETIDLTKEMLTSPGYVRVQIILLSDVLVVDEYSPNVYTLWIKKVDTAAENKNSLTNLEVQYYGNGYKFYEIRLNETFVSTKTDYTVTLPFGVTEIRVTATPESQKAYIDGWRGSLTNAFFAPFDKEIKIPVIAQNGDRKEYTIKPTSLPATTIKIENIVEGQTIDLSNLPSEGLTVTGSFTNPSGYVSDIWVGSSGLPIQMEKGGKWVQAELTGSTTFKAVLPLDALKELPNGLRDIKAGAFNIQGLAVGVTRVPVTITGNTVLTATVKVTIKSEFTIPANATMSIVAVDDEWWVKQEDVVFVSNELPVSGISFPTDIPLCGIPIGRKCRIDVYIHEKIFGKDTLLYYDTVTDFETAASGNNCTINLKAAQ is encoded by the coding sequence ATGAAAAGTTTACAAAAGTATTTTTGTACTATTTTTCTTTTTTTAACTATTATTATTATCGCCGGTTGTAATCCCAATGTCGGTACTTCCGGCAACGGATCGGCAACCATAACCGCAGGATTTGCCGTGACGGATGCGGAAGGTAATGCATGCAGCCTTACCGATGACGGCACCGCACACAGCGCAACGGTAAAGACCGATAAGGCGACACTTACTGTAACCGTTCGACCGTTTAATGCGGAGGTGTTGATAGACGGTGAAAACACAAAACAAAAAGAATTGACATTTTCCACGCATGGAGAAAGCAAAACGGTTACTGTCGTTATTAGCTATAACGATGCTAAACAAACCCATTCCCTAACGCTCCGGTATTATAAAGGTGCACTGAATAAAATCACCGTTACCGACAATAATGGTAACGAAGCTCGGGTAAGTTATTCAGGCAATGCCGGCTATGTTGCAAGTGTGGGAACGAAAAAAGCAAAAGTGCAGGTGGAAACATTTGATACTGCAGACACCGTAAAAATCGACGGTGCTGAAACAAAAACGGTAGATGTAGACTTCGGCGATAAGGAAACAGAAAAAACACTAACGGTGCAAGTTATACATAACGGTGTTGAAGAACAGGAGAAGATAACTATTCATTACCTCGATCCTGCACTTACCCCGAAAGATCCCGTACTTACCGGCATTACGGTAAAAAATGCGGATGATGAAAGCCAAGTGTTTGCGCTTTCACCGCGCTTTCAGAAATACAACTCTTCCTATACGATTGCGGTTCCGGCAACCGTCAATAGAATAAAAGTAGAGGCTTCGGCAGATACCGGTATTAATCCGACAATTGTGGACGGGGAAATACATGCGCTGCAGGAAGGCAATAATGTAATAAAAGTAACGACAGTGCAAGCAGATAATTCTACCAATACCTATGAATATACGCTAACCGTAAGAAAAGCGCCAGCCAACGCTTCTTCCGACGCTACACTCGGTTCATTGACATTGGAAAGTAAATTTGGAGGAATTCCGCAAACGTTCATCGATGCAGCCGCTGCATTCAATCCGGCAACGGATACCTATACGTGCACAATGAATGCGTATTGCAATGAGTTTTATATTACTGCAACACCCGGTGAAGCAAATGCTGCCATGACTGTTTCTGCAAATGGCGGTGCTTCTCTTCTTTTAGAGTCCGGTAAAAGCACAAAGTTTACACCGTTAAAAGCCGGCGAGAACACTTTTGTTATTACCGTTACTGCGGCAAACGCACTTACCACGAAAACCTATACCGTTAAAGCGAATAGACCAGCAGGCAGCTTTGTCCTTGCAACGTTCAGCGGTACCGGTTTAAACGATTTTTATAAAGAATGGTTGGACGAGTATAAAGAAAAAGGAAAGATTGGTTCTAAAAACTTTGACGCGACGGTGTCTAAAGATCTTCCCAGCACAACGATAACCGCAGCACCGGAATTTCCCGTCACTACCAAGATGAAAATTAAAATCAATCAAGATGCCGCAAAGGACTTTAACGGCTCGGAAACAATCGATTTAACAAAGGAGATGCTGACGTCACCGGGGTATGTCCGCGTGCAGATAATCCTTCTGTCAGATGTATTGGTAGTTGACGAATACTCTCCGAATGTCTATACGTTGTGGATAAAAAAAGTAGATACGGCTGCTGAAAATAAAAATTCGCTGACTAATCTCGAAGTTCAGTATTACGGAAACGGCTATAAATTTTATGAAATTAGATTGAACGAAACATTTGTATCTACAAAAACGGATTATACGGTAACGTTGCCCTTCGGTGTTACGGAAATTAGAGTAACGGCGACACCGGAAAGTCAAAAAGCGTACATTGACGGTTGGCGGGGAAGTCTGACAAACGCTTTTTTTGCACCGTTTGATAAAGAAATAAAAATTCCGGTTATTGCGCAAAATGGTGATAGAAAAGAATATACTATTAAACCTACATCGCTGCCCGCAACAACGATAAAAATCGAGAATATTGTGGAAGGACAAACGATCGATCTGAGCAATTTACCGTCAGAAGGGTTAACGGTAACCGGTTCATTTACCAATCCTTCCGGCTACGTTTCTGATATATGGGTAGGTTCTTCCGGCTTACCTATTCAAATGGAAAAAGGAGGAAAATGGGTACAGGCAGAGTTAACCGGATCGACTACATTTAAAGCCGTTTTACCTTTAGATGCATTAAAAGAGCTTCCGAACGGACTCAGAGACATAAAGGCCGGAGCCTTCAATATTCAAGGGCTTGCTGTCGGCGTAACACGTGTACCGGTTACCATAACGGGAAATACGGTACTTACTGCGACCGTTAAGGTAACAATTAAGTCGGAGTTTACCATTCCTGCGAACGCAACGATGAGTATTGTTGCAGTTGATGACGAGTGGTGGGTTAAACAAGAGGATGTAGTCTTTGTAAGCAATGAACTTCCGGTGAGCGGAATAAGCTTCCCGACGGATATACCGCTGTGCGGCATACCGATAGGACGTAAGTGCAGAATAGACGTATACATACATGAGAAAATATTCGGTAAGGATACTCTTCTGTATTACGATACGGTAACTGATTTTGAAACGGCAGCATCTGGAAATAATTGCACAATTAATTTAAAAGCTGCACAGTAA
- a CDS encoding TonB family protein: MIIRKTNGIASVAVFAAAAVLHFIVISAAFLHFSFDMPAPGQTQFVMQSPPLPAPAAPRAPQKQQVRKPAEKKQTPAPEKIATPQEIQEEQPEPAAETEAAELDSAAAASETAQEEFAAGTAGQGGLSVADARAIILQRIAAKKIYPKAARKHNQEGTVTLSVLVLGSGQLVRADIISPCPYKFLNEAALASVRAAAPFPLGDSAPEQIELTVTLEYRLEG; this comes from the coding sequence ATGATTATCCGCAAAACTAACGGTATTGCCTCCGTTGCAGTTTTTGCGGCTGCTGCTGTTTTGCATTTTATCGTTATATCCGCCGCATTTTTACACTTTTCGTTTGATATGCCGGCGCCGGGACAAACTCAATTTGTAATGCAGAGTCCCCCGCTGCCTGCACCGGCAGCCCCCCGCGCACCGCAAAAGCAGCAGGTACGGAAACCTGCGGAAAAAAAACAGACGCCGGCGCCGGAAAAAATAGCAACCCCGCAGGAAATTCAAGAAGAACAACCTGAACCGGCTGCGGAAACGGAAGCCGCCGAGCTCGATTCGGCTGCGGCCGCATCGGAGACTGCGCAGGAAGAATTTGCTGCCGGTACAGCCGGTCAAGGCGGTCTTTCTGTTGCTGATGCAAGGGCTATTATTCTGCAGCGGATAGCGGCAAAAAAGATATACCCCAAGGCCGCACGCAAACATAATCAGGAGGGTACCGTTACCCTGAGCGTTCTTGTGCTCGGTTCGGGGCAGCTTGTCAGAGCGGATATTATCAGCCCCTGTCCCTATAAGTTCTTAAATGAGGCGGCACTTGCAAGCGTCCGCGCCGCAGCTCCGTTTCCGTTGGGAGATTCCGCGCCGGAACAAATTGAGCTGACGGTTACGCTGGAGTACCGGCTTGAAGGATAA
- a CDS encoding ExbD/TolR family protein: MKRFKPERRKAEINITSLIDVVFILLIFFMIGSTFEKPVMKVALPEAESGAPVREKNIEIIVNKDGEVYIGMQRYDLAELETFLKKRTAENPNAAAFLSCDKDLAFKQFVAVMDVLNKSGIRNAAVKHDYPQN, translated from the coding sequence ATGAAACGGTTTAAACCGGAGCGCCGGAAGGCTGAAATTAATATTACGTCATTGATTGATGTCGTTTTTATTCTGCTCATCTTTTTTATGATCGGCTCTACTTTTGAAAAACCGGTAATGAAAGTCGCCCTGCCGGAAGCCGAATCCGGTGCTCCGGTCCGCGAAAAAAATATAGAGATTATCGTAAATAAAGATGGGGAAGTATATATCGGTATGCAGCGCTATGATTTAGCCGAATTGGAAACATTTCTAAAAAAACGAACGGCGGAAAATCCCAATGCGGCGGCATTTCTATCCTGTGATAAAGATTTAGCGTTTAAACAATTTGTTGCGGTTATGGATGTGTTGAACAAGAGCGGCATACGGAATGCGGCGGTAAAACATGATTATCCGCAAAACTAA
- a CDS encoding MotA/TolQ/ExbB proton channel family protein, producing MDGLFYFIDLMQKGKTVNYVILLLYIIALAAAAERLVYYITTRYKRKIFYAVLKECETAFLNKKELPADIFKRKELHNSCIESVGEVFFEYRFAQAGMLEEAFERTVQGLIAVQERGFILLSRIAAIAPLLGLLGTVTGLMAAFQKIAALGGSVDIAVLSGGIWEAMITTATGLVTAIFSFAVYELFDWVSTRRVRDMEQLISVLNEFHATHVSSNLPSGGAENCNETV from the coding sequence GTGGACGGACTATTTTATTTTATCGATTTAATGCAAAAAGGCAAAACAGTAAATTATGTTATTTTACTGCTCTATATTATCGCGCTTGCTGCAGCGGCAGAGCGGCTTGTATATTATATAACGACACGGTATAAACGGAAAATTTTTTATGCTGTTCTAAAAGAATGCGAAACCGCTTTTTTAAATAAAAAAGAACTTCCGGCAGATATCTTTAAAAGGAAAGAATTGCATAACTCATGCATTGAAAGTGTCGGTGAGGTCTTTTTTGAGTATCGATTTGCCCAAGCGGGAATGCTTGAGGAAGCCTTTGAGCGTACCGTACAGGGGTTGATAGCCGTGCAGGAACGCGGGTTTATTTTGCTTTCGCGTATTGCAGCCATTGCCCCGCTGCTTGGATTGCTGGGAACCGTTACCGGCTTGATGGCTGCATTCCAAAAAATTGCGGCTTTAGGCGGCAGTGTGGATATTGCAGTGCTATCGGGCGGTATTTGGGAAGCAATGATTACAACCGCAACCGGATTGGTAACCGCAATTTTTTCTTTTGCCGTATATGAATTGTTCGATTGGGTAAGTACGCGGAGAGTTCGCGATATGGAACAGCTGATTTCCGTATTGAACGAATTTCATGCGACGCACGTGAGTTCCAATCTGCCGTCCGGGGGCGCGGAGAACTGTAATGAAACGGTTTAA
- a CDS encoding P-loop NTPase yields MQIIPIASGKGGVGKSLLSANLAIALGQAGKNVLIADLDLGASNLHLVLGQQSNAHGIGTFLSGNSSFEDTIVNTGYPNVRFIPGDSEIPGFAALKASDKNNLIKNLLKMDADYLILDLGAGTHLGILDFFLLSPQGIVVTAPSVTAILNAYLFLKNVVFRMLYGAFKRNSPGFKYLEKLKTDSSSMQRMYIPRIITELEKVDPKNTELFLSNLRKFKPRLIMNMLDDPKDADKALKIRRSCQEYLNINLEHLGVIYRDMIQDTALASRLPVILYKPQAMISQAIYRIADKILQSETETFQNAADYAEYTDETFQSAELEAETDFRSKMGYIEDLIGSDALTMNDIAEMLKSQQYEISVLKKENALLKRKIKTALEQGYRI; encoded by the coding sequence ATGCAAATAATACCGATTGCTAGCGGAAAGGGAGGGGTCGGGAAAAGTCTTCTTTCCGCGAATCTTGCAATTGCACTCGGTCAGGCAGGAAAAAACGTGCTTATTGCCGATTTGGATTTAGGGGCATCGAATCTTCATTTAGTCCTCGGGCAGCAATCGAATGCGCATGGAATCGGTACTTTTTTGTCGGGAAACTCGTCCTTTGAAGATACTATCGTCAACACCGGCTACCCGAACGTACGTTTTATCCCCGGAGATTCCGAAATTCCCGGCTTTGCAGCCTTAAAAGCTTCCGATAAAAACAATTTAATTAAAAATCTGCTTAAAATGGATGCAGACTATCTTATACTGGATCTCGGCGCAGGAACACACCTCGGCATTCTGGACTTTTTTTTACTTTCTCCTCAGGGTATCGTCGTTACGGCGCCGTCCGTTACCGCTATACTGAATGCGTATCTTTTCCTAAAAAACGTCGTATTCCGCATGCTTTACGGGGCATTTAAGCGCAATAGTCCCGGTTTTAAGTACCTCGAAAAGCTCAAAACGGATTCATCGTCCATGCAGAGGATGTACATTCCCCGCATCATCACCGAGCTGGAAAAAGTCGACCCTAAAAACACCGAACTGTTTTTATCCAATCTACGGAAGTTCAAACCGCGGCTCATTATGAATATGCTCGACGATCCGAAAGATGCGGATAAAGCATTAAAAATCCGCCGTTCATGCCAGGAATACCTCAATATCAACTTGGAACACCTCGGCGTTATTTACAGGGATATGATACAGGATACGGCGCTTGCATCGCGGCTGCCGGTAATCCTCTATAAACCGCAGGCGATGATTTCACAAGCAATCTACCGCATTGCCGACAAAATCTTACAATCCGAAACCGAAACCTTTCAAAATGCAGCGGATTATGCCGAATATACCGACGAAACATTTCAGTCTGCCGAACTGGAGGCTGAAACGGACTTCCGCTCAAAAATGGGATATATCGAAGACCTTATCGGAAGCGATGCATTAACGATGAATGATATCGCCGAAATGCTCAAGAGTCAGCAATATGAGATTTCCGTTTTAAAAAAGGAAAACGCCCTGTTAAAACGGAAGATAAAAACAGCCCTTGAACAAGGGTATCGTATATAA